In the Anomalospiza imberbis isolate Cuckoo-Finch-1a 21T00152 chromosome 3, ASM3175350v1, whole genome shotgun sequence genome, CAATGGAAAATGACACAGTCATTATGTATCATGTAAAAGAGTAAAAACAGAGCAAGACAGGAATATTTCAGTTCAATCTGGAGTACAAACAGAATCTGACACACCAGATAAAAAGTTAATCTGGAAAACAACAGATTCTCTTTTATTTTGGAAGTAGGAAGAAAAGTCAGGGAACGTCAAATTTTAAggctaaaaattaaaattttaacttGTATTTTACAGGTGGTAGCCTGATTCTTAATtcatctgcagcagcagcaacaaccCCCCCTTCTTTACAAACAGATTTGCACTTGCAAGAAATAAGAATCAGGCTTCTATGCTTGGAGGACTCTGATTGACCTCAACAGGCTTTGGACTAGAGCCACAGTTGGAATTTCAGCTTGCAAGTCTAAGGCTTCTTAACTGTAGGCCAAATTAGCACAAAATGAGGCTCTGCATTGGCATTCTACCCTTAAACTTCGGATATTCCAGTTCTGGTTGCTTTAAACCACACTTTTATTGCAGGTTTAACATAGTTCCGTTTGTGagatacttttttttgttttttcttaaatactGTGCTACAGAGGATGTTTTTGTAGTCTGTTTTTTAGTCCCTATATTATGTGTTCTCAGAATTGCCTAAATGTATGTTTATATCATGATTACATCTACTCAGAAAGACCCACTAAAGTCCACTGTGAGCAGCCAAGGAAAAAAGTGTATTTAGTCCTAAAGAAGTCAAGAAAAGTGGCTGTGTTCATTTATAGTGTAGCGCAATGACTGTGTTTATACAGCTATACCTACTATTTAAAAAGCTACTTGAAAAGTTATTATTCATGTGCCGTAGCTGATTTTCAAGCATTAATAACTTGGCTGTCTAGACAAGTTTTAATTGTCATATCAAAGGCCAAATATGTTCTCAAACAAGTGTAAAGAATCTCCCATCTCCCTTGGAAAGAGGCTGGTTCTCTTTCTGAATGAAAAGATTGCCAAATTTAACTTTTTCTCAGGTTATGAAAGCACAGTAAAACCCATAGATTTGCTGTTTAAGTTTTTTAAATGGATCGACTTCAACTCAAACCCATCCTGTGCAGCAAAGTTAGTAAGCCCTGAAAAACAGATTCTAGTGAATATGCAGAATTCCCCCCCACCAACCACCATGCCCACGTTTTCCCAGGGCCTAGAGGGCTCCATTAAAATGTAACTAAATGTGCGATAGGAAACACGGTTTTTCAAGAACGATATGTAAAGTTTACCCGAAGAACCTAAGACATTTTGTACATTCAAAATGTTTACACTTTGCTGTTCTTAATCTTAAGATTGTTCATTTTTACTAATAATACATACAATgagtataaataaataaactacagataagttttaaaaattgtattaacAATACGTTGTGCAAAAACTCATAACAATCTACATTCTATGCAAATACCCTGACTAAAATACACAGGCTGTGTCCACACACCCTCAGTCAGTTTTTGCACAGTCCTTGGGCCAAACCAGCAGCTGAGGGCAATCAGCAAAATTCCATTACGAGTTATGGAAGTAATGCTGATTTACACCAGCAGAAGGGCAGGCCCCAAGGTTTGTGCAAAAATGCCATAGAAATCAGTGGGAATTGTGCTTGACTAAGGACTAGACAGTTTGATTGTACCCCATTAAAGTGAGTGGGAGTTTTGCCATTGATTTCCATGGAACCAGGCTCAGGCCCTGGGTAAGGACATCAGCACATGGCCCTATGTTGTGCTACACTACTCCACTTCAGTGCAGAAACAatatttgcaaaagaaaaacttGTTTTTGTCGTCACTACTGTTCAGTAACCGGTTTTAGCGCTGCTTTTCAGAGATTGCCTTTTCTGTGAGATTTGAAACGGGACTGCAAGTCTTTCTGAATCCATTCCAATTTGATTATCCAGCACAGGTGGGCTATTTTGATCCAAGAAAAACAGCTCAATGTCTATAAACCAACAGTGCTCTTCGTTAGGATAAAACACAGCCCGGTTCATCGGCACAGGCGTGAAGAACTGCATGCGGAAAAGGAACAGGGCAGCCTTCCTACCATAGCTGTGTCCAGAGCCGGCTGTCACTGCTCCCAACGGACGATGGCACCTGAGCTGGTTTGGAATCTGCAGTCCTAACAAGCTCAGCCCAGTTTTGTAAGCTGAAGATCTCCATTTATCTTTATTGTGTCAATTGCTGACAGTGTTTCAATACGGTGGTAAAAATCAAAGAGCTGATGTCCATCCACAAATATTCTAAAACGGGGATGCTCGCAAAGTATCTCAACCTGCAAAAGATAAAATGTTGAAGCTTGCTGTTCACAGTGTAACTGGGAAATTGTttcacagcacacagagcactTCAAAGAGCGTTGGTGCAGCTGCACATTGTGCTACTTATGTGCCACACAAGAGACAAAGGTGAGACCAGTTTGCCCCCTTGATACCAGTTACACTACGATGGATCTGCTCTTACCGCACAAGGACATTAATCCAGTCTCAAATCTCACGTTGTCCTAGCAGTAAGCACACTGCAACCCAGTCCACTGGCTACCGGGAGGTTTTATGTCTTGGAATAATGCCAGAAACAGACTCAAACTGCTAATCACAGCAGGAGGAAATTTaacctccaacccaaaccttgcATTCCTTGTGCGGCGGTTTCAGTTTGAACCGGGCAGAAAAGACTGCAAAGTTGTTGGTTTTGGTGGTggtttcttggttttttttttcttttcctgcataaGGAGGCAGCTCCCTCTGCAATGCTTTCCACACTACTTTTAATTTACTGGAAGGGAGTAAACACAGAAAGGGGATATAAGTTTGTTCTCCCCTCCCACACAtacacagctgctgcagaactAAAACCCCTTCACTCCTGTGGCTGCAGACAGTCTCTGTCAGACTAGACTCCATCCTGGGGCTGCAGTGAAGGAAATGCAGTGCAGGATTGCTGGGAATTCAGCTAGACAGTTCTCAGGAGGCACaaacaggagcagggaaggacaCAGTTCATCCctcttcctgagagacctgcaGAAATGCTCTGGAAAAGCAACAAACCTGGAGCTGAACAAGCTTGGACACGTTGGGAGATTCCTGATGTTTGGGGTTGCTTGAGAGGGTGTCCTGTTGTTAAGCTTTGCTGGAACTGCCCCAGCAGGAAGCTGGGACATGAGGGCACAAAACATGCACTTATAGAGGCTCTTGGAGACCTCCAGGTCTAGACACACTAAGGAGAAAATCTTCAGGGAAGCCACATGTAAATCCTGGGTCATTTCCAGAAGCTGGAAGTCCAGAGTGAAGTGCTGCTACCAGACACTTGACTCTGCTGCTATTACAGTGTATAAAAATGGGAACAGGGCCCGTGACAACCTGACTGTGCCAAAGCCCAAGCGACTTAGAGCACGTTGCACCAGGAGAAGTGGCAGCAGGcagtccaggagagctggaactCCTGGATCTCTGGTAGTGCACCAGGTACCAAggaagcagctgtgctgccatggagctcctgtgtcactgcagcacagcctgcctGAGGCCTTGTTATGTAAAAGATATGGTTAACACTGCTCACAGTCCGCTTTTCACATCACCCGCGGCCACGCCATGGCGCTAATTGGACTGGATCACAAGTAATTGGTAAGAACACTTAATAGTCTTAATTTATTCACTGAGATGGAGACCATCAAAGGTACAAAGTCAATTGGGAGCCTCAATTCCGTTTGGGCATTTGggcaaaaaggaggaaaaaaaggcaaaataactCCCCTTCTACAGTCTCCCATGCTAGATGTGCAATACTGCTGTCCTGTAACATCATCTCTCATTAGTGGGACATGCACAAAACTTGCTCTGGGTAATTTGTCTGGCTTGTCTGAGGGCCCAGTCACCACCCAGTGCAGAAGGCAGTGAAACCCTTTCAGATGGAGCAGGACTCAGCCTCCAAGCCTTTTCAAGTGCATTTCCCACACCACCAAAGGGTGTTGCCAGTTCTGATGGGAGGGTGAGTTTGTAGAAGCAAGTAGAGCGCAACCAATTTGCAGCAAAACCAGTCATATAAACACCCTCTTAACACCAAGCATCTGGGGAGATGGTGAGCTTTTGGGGTTGGGGGAGATTATCTTGGGGGCAAGAGGGATTAAGAGAGTTTGGCAGCTGGTCATAGCACTGGCATTTAGCAGAGGGGCCAGTGAGGTTTTGTAAGAGGgacggggaggaggaggggtttTCTGGGTCAGCTGCATGGAAAAGGCATGcagcctttttttcctcaatgtAGTGAGCGGGAAGCAGCCCTCTGCAGCCGCATACTTTGTTAGTGCTGATTTGCAAAGACATCTTCACATAACCATAAACACTACAGATGGGACTCTGCTTCTAGGTCAACCCAGTCCATCCACAGCACCACAGCACTTCCATGTACACTGTTTTCAAGGGACTACAGATTTAAACTTGATGGAAGGTTTAATCCCAGGGTTCAGAAAAGAATACCACTATTGCTTAGCTGTTTAATCTGCTAACACGAAGAGCTACGGTCAACCTTAACGTAacatccctggggacaaagGATGAACGTGATCCTTATTAGCTGCACTAAATTGCAAACAGTATGTCCATTAAAAAAACCATCAATATATACAGCAGCCCCACTGAATATTAACATTCTCCAGTAATAACTTGTAATGCTCTAATAACATAGAGGTACCTCTTAATTTATGGTTATAAAACTAAGCTCAGGAAGTTGCACTTCATCACACAGTATTACAACCTTGTCATAGCGCCCAGGTGAGGTGTTCACAGCCCCATCTGAACTGCCTGCAGCTGCACGTAGCAGCGGGATCTCCATGCAACTCGATGGATACAAACAAACCAGCAACTGGTGTCTCCACTGGAGCAGTGCCGGCTGCACTGTGATTTCATGAAAGGCACGTCAGGTTCTGCTGCAACTCGTATCAAATGACACTTTATCAGACATGGTGTAAGCCACTGCCATCCTGGTACTCACCCTAAAAGGCTGGTCCGGTATAAATGGAAAGTAAGGAATAGACGACTGCTCTTCCCCCCATTCTCCGGCTACACAAGAGTTTCTGACAAACTGTCTCTCTGTAAACACAGCTTTCAGTTCTATGGCTACATCCGCAGGAGGATCTTCTGACTCCCCACAAGTCAGACTGATGCCAAAGCTGCAACACAAACAGAACAGCTCTCATTCAGccagaaaaaagcaaataagCCCCAAATGCCGCTAGTCTTATTTCTCAGCTTATTAAAGCCATACAGTGGCACAGGCTGGAAGACAGCTCAGCTCGTTCAGAGCTCTCTGAAAGCTCAACAGGGACAACAACATGGTTATGGAATAcatatctgtgtgtgtgtgtgtgcaaggtGTTGGGCATATTTCTGTACATATATGCAGATATATATGCTTGATATGCTTTTTCACTCCCAAGTGAAAACGGAATCCCTTGAAGAAATGCCCCCTCTATGGGTCAAAGGAGAAATCAGCATGCTATatttaaaatgataaaaataatcCTCTCCAGAAAGGAGGGATCCGTGcggatgtgtgtgtgtgtgtacgtgCGGGTGGCCGCCCCACTTCGCCCCctccccgggcccggcgccccCGGCACGGGCAGTCCTGTCCAGGTGTTACCTCTCGGGGTTGAGGTCCACTATGCCCATAACTAAGATCTTCTTTCCCGGCCTCATTCCTCCTTTGATGTGCCCACAGAAGGGGACGATCTGGAAAGGACAGGGGGAAGGTGGTGAGGGTCAGCTCGGCATCAGCGGCGGCCGCCCTTGTGCAGCCGGAGCTGAGCGGGGGCGGGGGACAGTAAAGGCGttgacaaaataaaatacaccaccacccccaccaaaaaaaaaaaaaacccaaagaaaggTGATTTACCAGGCGAGGGAAGTACACATCAGCCTGCACCGGAGATCCCAGCGAGTTGTTTAAATGCCCGTCCTCTATTTTCTGCAGGTGAAAAGGAGAGCGCTGAGGCAGGGCCAGGCGGAGCcccccagcccgccccgctccgcaggtgccctgcccggccccccAGGCCCGTCCCGGTGCCCGTCCCGGTGCCCGTCCCGGTGCCCACAGCCGCACTCACCAGCGCGTCCCGCTCGGCCACGGTCCCCGCCATCTTGTGGAAGCGGTGGCGGCGGCGCTGGGGACAGGGCGGGGGaaagggagggatggagggagggatggagggagggaggggggtcTGTGGCAGCCCCGGCGGCGGAGGGGTAGCGGCGAAGCCGGAGCGGAGCCGGTGCAGAAGTAAGGAaggcgaggaggaggaggaagaggaggaagaggaggaggaggaggaggaggggaggtgGCCGGCTGGCACTGCCTCGCCCGGCGGGGAGCCCAGCCCTTGGCCCGAGGGGGAGCCGGGcagggcggggcgggggctgcTGCCGCTTGCTCCGCTCCGCAGCCCCGCGGCGGGGCCGTCCCTCGGCGAGCGGGGAGAGCGCGGCTCCGCTGGGCTGGAGGGACGGCGGCGGGCCCGGGCCTCTCACCTGGCGCCTGCAGGTGATGGGTGCCTGGGGAGGGCCCGCAGCAGCCCCGCGCCCGTCATGTCAGGGATCACCTTTATGTCCGGGCTTGGACGCCTCGGGCGAAGAGAACGTGCCGAGCCGGGCGTCCTGTGTGactcccttcctgcagaggtGGGGACACTGCTCGGCCCCTCCGAAATGAACctccccctctctcccctccgTGCCCCGCGGCGAGGACCCTCAGGGGGCTGCGACCCCGAGCGGGGTCGGTGGGCAGAGCTCCGAGCGTGAGGGGAGTCTCCCGGCCGAGCGCGGCCGCAGCTGCCCCGGGCCCGCCGTGCCTGCAGCCTCCGGCGAGGTGCGGTAATTGCACAAGCCGGCCCGTGCCCGTGAGCTCCCACTGACATGCCGTGGCCGTAGTTATGCAACGCGGCGGTGTCTGCGGGTGTCCCGCTCTGCGGGAGCACGGCGACCTCCGCCCGCGGCCACCGGCCCTGCTCGTGCCGCGCCACGAATCCCTCGCCTGTAGCACAGCGGGGGTGACTCGACCCGCCGAACGTGCTGGCATGGTCCCTTTGATGGGTTCAAGGTCTCGGGAATTGAGGAAGGCTTTCTTGCCGCTTCTTCCACTGGGATTTGGTGGCATGAGCATCCCTTTAGGAACGTGACGCAGCAACTGGATTTggcctgtgctctgcaggagctcacACAGGGGCCTTGGCTTTTCGTGCCTCTTGCTTACacactgggctgggctggtgaaTGTCCCCGTCCTTCCTCTTCCGAGGCACTGTGAGGATTAATTACATTGAGTAAAGTGGAGTGGGGGAAGCAAAGCCACTGCAATATTTAGGGTTTCAATATGATGGTGTCCGTTGGGAAACACCTGCAATCAGGAGGTGATGCCATTTGAGAAATCAAGAGGTACTGAGTGTAAGAACAGATTGTGCAAGTGTTTAGACGCCTGGCTATTTTTTCAGTAGTGCCCACTAATTTGGGCATGTTTTCCTCTCTGGATGCCCAGTTGGAGATGGCTCATAGAAGCTCATGTTTGGAAGTCACGTACTGAAGTCATGGCTTCTTCAGGGTGtaccagcacagctgggcacagaggcAGCGAGCATCCCTGTGGCCCAGGTCTCAGCACGGGAAAACCACTGGGCTGTTTTCTTCTTGCCAAAACACTGGATGTCTCATCACCACATGGGAAAGTATCTTGCTGGAGACTGAATTTGTAAATAGTGCAGTAACCTGAACCCATCACACATCAGAAACAGCTGGCTTTACAGTGGTCAGGTGAGTGCATTCACGAGTTTACCACAAAGTGGAACTGGAATTAGCTTGATGTATTTCACCTCCTGTATGCTGCTCACCTCACCATGATGATGATGccaactgcatttttttttctgttggccTAAGAGAGAACAGAAATCATCCTAAGCTTTTTTACATTTAGTTGCATGGTGTTACACGTGGTCAAAAGAGCTCTTTTCAGaaccctttttcttctctgctgtacAGAGAGACACTTTGTTGgataaaattaaattcattGGACATAAAATCAGGCCAGCCAGTTGTTTGTGCCAAAGCACTATGTTTTATGAAGGGAGAGGCCATCATTATGTATCTATTTAGTAGCTGGTTTTAAATGaactttttcatttcaaaataattaaataacaagACTTGTCCATTTGGCTAGCTGTTTTGCCTTGTGCTTGTCTTTTTGGCAGGTTTCCCCAAAACTAGCACAAATGCAGCATTTATTTTGTTGGCCATGGATTGACTGGAATAACCCGCACTATGAAATTTTGATGGAAAAGGACATTCGTAAGTTTTTAAAGCTCTGGTGGCCTGTGCCTGTCTGTTTCTGTGCCGTGTTATCCTCTTAGCTTGTAACAGTCCAGGAGGATGCTGAAATCCTCTATACCATGAACAGTGGGAGGCAGCCAGAGAGGAGCTCTGCCTCGGTGTGCTGCTGTCCTGCCTGCTTGATGGTCACTTCTGTAGGGAGGTGTTCTCCAGCAGAAGATTACCTGCATTGCCCGGCAGTCCATGGAGCAGGATTCCATGTCTGGGCAGCACCATGCCTCTCACCCATGGAGGGGCTTCCTTGGGACCCAGCTTCCCAGGAGATTCCCCTCTGCAAAGAGCTGCAGGGTGAGTGCTGCACCTAAGCTCCTCTACTTGTTCTTCTGAAAAAGGAGAGGTCTGAGCCAAATCCGTTCCCTCACCCATGTAGTGCTTGTTAAATCGTGTACAAAATAGCCCCCATTCAGTATTTTTAACAGCTTTCTTGGCAGGGAAGCTCTTGAGTTATCCTACTTGAGGGCCTGAGCTTGCAGACCCTGTGGTAGTAGCTGGAGCAACATGATAAAATATTTGTGCACCACTGAAATGGTGCTGAAGTACAAGCTACCAAACTTGTTTTGTTGACCAAGTGCAAAAAACCTTGAGGACAGGTATTGTCTTCCATTTCTGGGTTTGTACAGCCTTTTGTTCAGTGGAAGCCTGGGACTCTTGAAATGCAGAGAATcaaataaagattaaaaagaaGTGGCATGGCGTGAACACCATTTGGGAGCAGTTAATTAcatgcccagcccagccaccaAAGCTATTGCTGAGAACTGGCAAACCCAGAACTTCATCTTAATCCCAGCACCTCGTATCTTGCAGCCACTCCCTCTGATGATTTAAAAAGGTGTATCTAATTCTTAGCTGGCCTTCACTGGCAAGGAATGCAGCACGATTGCAAATTTGGTGTGGTATAATTACCCTGCCTTTCTTGCCCCATTACCACTGACATTACTCTCCTCATGCCTGGGTTTATAGGCTGACTTGTAGAACCTctctggtttgttttgcttttttaatgaCAATGTTGAGAGGATGGGAGGTGTTTGCTGGTTTCATGGAAGCTTCCTTTGGTTTCTGGGTGGCAAGGCACCCCACTCCTGGTTTTTGTAAGACTCGGAAAAAGCTGAGTAATACAATAAAGGAGAATGTCTGGGAATAAATGTGATTCAGTGGTTGGAGCCAAGTGGTTGGAGCCAAGTGTTTAACAGTTAAAGGAAATGCTCCTTTTCAGGATTACACCTGAATGGCAGTGCTGATAAACAATTATTTGGTATTGCAcagtgggtttgtttggttttttttttttacctttgtaGCTTTGCCAGTGCAAATCCTCTGTTAGAAGGTTTTTTTCAAGCATAAATTTACCCTGGCCAGGGTGTCCAAGGCAGGACATGGGAGAGGCTGGTACTGACAGTTACAGGGGTTTGGAAGGGGCAGGGGactggagagcagagcaggagatgTTCATGCCCTCTTGCAGCGTGGCTTCAAAGCGTTCCGACAGGTTCCTCTGGCACTGTGCACCGAGGCGAAACCGCGGGGTGCTGTGTTCTGGTGGAGATGTCCCTGGGCCTGCCCTCCCATGCTCACCCGTGGGAAAGACAAGTGACAGTTATCAGTAGGGACAAGTATCAGTTATCAGCGTGGAGGGAGTGTTCAGCAGCCTGCGTACTTTCACAGCCTTGTGCTGTCACATCCCCGTGGAGGGAGGAGGAAACCCAGGACGAGGAGCAGCACCCCTCTCTTGACGTTTATTTCATGTGGCTTCACTGCTTCTTGTTGCCCCTGAACTATTGCGGTCAAGGGTTTTGCCCTTAGGGTTTGAGCTCTGGCTGCGTGTGAACCCCCAGGAGAAGTTGGTTTTCTGGGGCTCCCAGTAACAGATGGTGTAAACTGGTGTTTAAGGAGGTGGTCCTGGTGGCTGAGTTGGTTGGTCGCACACAGAACTGCTGCACATCTGGTATCAGAAATATCTGGTAGTCTTGAAGACTGTTTACTGAAGTTGGCCCCAGGATCTGAGGGCATGTACATAAATGCGTGTCAGATACAGTGGAAGCCACCTCCAGCTCACTGCTTGCCCCTCCTTATATCAAACAGGGCACCAAACTGCACCCACagctccctctgtcccctggaCCAGCTGTGGGTGCCGGGTGGGAGGAATGAGCTGGCTGGGGAAGAAGAGCAGGGAGGTCACCATGAAGACACAACATTTGTTACCTGCTTCTTTCCCACTGGCTCCTGTATTGCCAATTTCAGGTCAGTCATGGTTCCCATATTAAGAGGCAGGCAGGAGAGGTTCTCAACTGTGCCCGTGCCACACAGAGGGCAGAGGAGGGAGCCAGAGCTTGGACAGCACCtctgttctgccactgtgcccTTCCCCACGAGTGCAAAGACCCATCTCTGCTCTCCTTCTGGGGTCAGCAGGGCCTGAGGctgtttctgcagcagaaaGAGCTGTAGGTGGACACACTATTGGGGTAAGCTGGGGgatgctccaggcacagctgggtaGGGGAATACAGCTCCCCAGCTGGGGAGAGGTgtccctgtggctgcagcaggagtTGCCTGACAAGAGAAAAGAGATGGCTTGGAGCTCAGCTCACTCCATGTCCATTCCTGCTGCACAGGACACCACAAGGAGCCAAGAGAGCCAAGAGAGCCTGGGTGACCCacctggagctgagctgcctccATGCCATTGAGAGTCTCTCTGCTCTGGGCTCAGTCACTGAGTGCTGATGCTCCAGCCAAGCAGTAGAGGCATCACTGCACACCTTCTCCTACTCCTCTCTTTCCCAGTGTAGTCcagccagtgctgggagccTGGAGAAACTGCTGGAGGTCAGCAGAGATGACAGTGGGAAACTTTCAGCTGCCTCTGGCTATGCTGTGGTACAGGGATGTGCAGCCAGTGGAGTAAGCTTgtgtgggagggagggaaggggagtcCCAGGGTGCCAGTCAGGGAGATGGAGAGGTCTGGGGAGCCACCAGCAGCACTGGTATGTGCTCCCTGGCAGTACCGGGAGAAAACCTGTCATGCAGGACAGGGAGCCTGGGAGCACAGGGAGTCCCGGCTCTGCCGTGCTCAGTCTGCTGGTGCCAGGTGACAACTCACCAGTGGCTCTTTCTGCTGAGGGGCTGCTCTCCCAAAGAGAGCAAAATCCTGCCTCCTTCTGCCTTCTGGTTTTCTCAGAGTTCCATGACTCTGTTGCTGCAGATGTGGATTCGTGTTCATCAGCTGAAGCGCTGTGACTCCTGGCCCCCCCAGCTGATGTCCACAATAAAATggtcttttctctcttctgaaTGTGTTGCCACAGGATTTTCTGGAGTGGGGAGCTGTTGTTTGGGGATGAATCCTGAAGGAGGATTGAGTTTGGGATCATTCCTTGTCCCAGCATCCTTCCTAACAGTTGGTCTGAGTTGAGGTGCTTTAGGAGACAAACCAAAGCAGAGTATCCCACCCAAGTGTAGAGGGTAAGGGACCTGTGGAGGTCTTCTGGTCCAACACCAGCCCCAGTAGTATTCCCTAGAGCAGGATGGCCAGGACCATGTCCTGGTGAGTTTAGGGGATCTCCTTAGAGCAGGGCCACGTGGTCAGAGTGGGGGCGGGACATGGACAGGGCATTGTGCCAGGAAGGGCTGTTACGGATTAGAGAGCCTGGGTGTTAGAAACCTAATCAATTAAGTGGTGAATGAGTGAAATGACATGTTAGATTCCTATGTTTAAAGGGGATTGAGCCTTTATTTGCCAgggttttctgtttgctttcattAGGAATTTAAAATATAGTTGAATTTATGAAGTACCTTGTACTACGAAGATGAGGTACCCAAACACAGCATGACACTGCTCAGTCCAGAAGAGGCTTCCTGTAGCTTTTCATTGTCTGCAGGAAAGGGTGGGGGCTGTTCACTATTTTGAAAACCTCTGCAGGGAATATTCTTCacctgtaatttaaaaaaaactgcCTTAATATTCTTGCTTTTAAAGTACTTTCTGCAAATGAAATGTGGAACATGGGAATCTCATCTTTATGTTTTAATTGGTGGCCCCAGCAGTCCTAGTTATATGCAGAGCAAATTCTGCACTCAATCATATGTGGGCAGTGCAGTCCCTGCTGGATTTCCTGGACACCA is a window encoding:
- the LGALSL gene encoding galectin-related protein, producing MAGTVAERDALKIEDGHLNNSLGSPVQADVYFPRLIVPFCGHIKGGMRPGKKILVMGIVDLNPESFGISLTCGESEDPPADVAIELKAVFTERQFVRNSCVAGEWGEEQSSIPYFPFIPDQPFRVEILCEHPRFRIFVDGHQLFDFYHRIETLSAIDTIKINGDLQLTKLG